From the genome of Lotus japonicus ecotype B-129 chromosome 6, LjGifu_v1.2, one region includes:
- the LOC130724307 gene encoding transcription factor RF2b-like gives MATKIQDPHSNPNATTANPSSTLFIRGGAGDSHSHHRRSHSEVNYRLPDDMMGLSPPDPLNGGSSTASLEEIGSEDDLFSTYIDVEKLGGATDGSGRGGNGSDQSGYCNGVAGTSGHNDGEKSPSAAVQRPRHRHSSSVDCSTSTSMFGEIMEAKKAMPPDKLAELWAIDPKRAKRILANRQSAARSKERKARYMQELERKVQTLQTEATTLSAQLTLYQRDTSGLSTENTELKLRLQAMEQQAQLRDALNDALMKEVERLKVATGEAMNPSELNLGMHQMQFAGSNFFSMPPHSGPSGHHQNLQFPPFGHSPSSAPTHQMQQTNSHQISDMLQNDQLGRFQGLDISSKGSTLVKSEGPSISASESSTTF, from the exons atggccacaAAGATCCAAGATCCACATTCAAACCCCAATGCCACGACGGCGAACCCCTCCTCCACCTTATTCATCCGCGGCGGCGCCGGCGACTCGCATTCCCACCACCGCCGGTCCCACTCGGAGGTCAATTACAGGCTTCCGGACGACATGATGGGCCTCTCTCCGCCGGATCCGTTGAACGGCGGATCCTCAACGGCGAGCCTAGAGGAGATCGGATCCGAGGACGACCTGTTCTCCACCTACATTGACGTCGAGAAGCTTGGAGGAGCCACGGACGGGTCGGGTCGAGGCGGAAATGGATCGGATCAGAGCGGTTACTGCAACGGCGTTGCCGGTACGAGCGGTCACAACGACGGAGAGAAGAGTCCGAGCGCCGCCGTGCAGAGGCCGAGGCATAGGCATAGTAGCTCCGTTGACTGTTCCACGTCGACGAGCATGTTTGGGGAGATCATGGAGGCGAAGAAGGCCATGCCTCCTGATAAGCTCGCCGAGCTATGGGCCATTGATCCAAAACGTGCCAAGAG AATACTTGCCAATCGGCAATCTGCTGCACGTTCCAAAGAGAGAAAGGCCCGCTATATGCAAGAACTTGAGCGCAAAGTTCAGACCCTTCAGACTGAAGCCACAACTCTTTCTGCTCAATTGACACTGTACCAG AGGGACACATCTGGTCTGAGTACTGAAAATACCGAGCTTAAGCTCCGGCTGCAGGCGATGGAGCAACAGGCACAGCTTCGTGACG CTCTTAATGACGCCTTGATGAAGGAAGTTGAGAGGCTTAAGGTTGCTACAGGGGAGGCGATGAACCCCTCTGAGTTGAATCTGGGAATGCACCAGATGCAATTTGCAGGGTCAAATTTCTTTTCAATGCCGCCACATTCAGGTCCTTCTGGTCATCATCAGAACTTACAGTTTCCTCCATTTGGTCACTCCCCGTCTAGTGCGCCAACCCATCAGATGCAACAAACAAATTCTCATCAAATCTCAGACATGTTGCAAAATGACCAGCTTGGTCGTTTTCAGGGACTTGACATTAGTAGCAAAGGATCAACGCTGGTGAAGTCTGAAGGCCCCTCAATATCTGCAAGTGAGAGTAGCACAACATTTTGA